One Mailhella massiliensis DNA segment encodes these proteins:
- a CDS encoding aminoacyl-tRNA deacylase → MKNLLDEAPALRILHAAGMEAAGLCYEYQERGGTRDAAQKLRVEEHLVIKSLVFDNGREGEERRAVMALTHGDTRVSMHRLERLSGIRRLLPSSPETALELTGYMPGGICPFNLKTPLPVFAQQTLLELPLVYINAGVRGVVAAMRPFALSIVSPVWGELSSGQDH, encoded by the coding sequence ATGAAGAATCTGCTTGATGAAGCCCCCGCGCTCCGCATTCTGCACGCGGCGGGCATGGAGGCCGCGGGACTCTGCTATGAGTATCAAGAACGCGGAGGCACACGCGACGCGGCGCAGAAGCTCCGCGTGGAAGAACACCTCGTGATCAAGAGCCTCGTGTTCGACAACGGCAGGGAGGGGGAGGAGCGCAGAGCCGTCATGGCGCTCACCCACGGCGACACGCGCGTTTCCATGCACAGGCTGGAGCGCCTTTCCGGCATACGCCGCCTTCTGCCCTCCTCCCCGGAAACGGCGCTGGAGCTGACGGGGTACATGCCGGGCGGCATCTGCCCCTTCAACCTGAAGACTCCCCTGCCCGTGTTTGCGCAGCAGACGCTGCTCGAGCTACCGCTGGTGTACATCAATGCCGGGGTGCGCGGCGTGGTGGCGGCCATGCGGCCCTTTGCCCTGAGCATCGTGTCCCCGGTATGGGGAGAACTCTCCAGCGGGCAGGACCACTGA
- a CDS encoding OsmC family protein, whose amino-acid sequence MANMKAKYLGDLRVECTHIASGTTIITDAPVDNNGKGEAFSPTDLCSTALASCCMTIIGIYAKQHDVDVTGTEITITKVMSANPRRIGKIEVILDMPDREYTDRQKAAIEHCAHSCPVHLSLHPDVEQVFVFNWKR is encoded by the coding sequence ATGGCTAACATGAAGGCTAAGTATCTGGGCGATCTGCGCGTCGAATGCACCCACATCGCGAGCGGCACCACCATCATCACCGACGCCCCCGTGGACAACAACGGCAAGGGCGAAGCCTTTTCTCCCACCGACCTGTGCTCCACGGCCCTGGCCTCCTGCTGCATGACCATCATCGGCATTTACGCCAAACAGCACGACGTGGACGTGACGGGCACGGAAATCACCATCACCAAGGTGATGAGCGCCAATCCCCGCCGCATCGGCAAGATCGAAGTCATCCTCGACATGCCCGACCGCGAATACACCGACCGCCAGAAGGCCGCCATCGAGCATTGCGCCCACAGCTGCCCCGTGCACCTGAGCCTGCACCCCGACGTGGAACAGGTGTTTGTCTTCAACTGGAAGCGCTGA
- a CDS encoding threonine synthase: MNAECTGLVCRDCGTRIAESEFSLSCPKCGAPMRVDFAPGSIREALKGGLPAYDDRSYLYQWRSILPISDESLIAEVTLGEKEASLLRSHRYGPSRGIRDLYFKIEQGPTLSLKDRGTALCVLKALESGCSTICLASSGNNAASVSAYGSRAGLRPVVFVQKQVSPAKIFKSLVYGGRVVRIDGDMAAASRVCAQMVREKGWYQCGGPNPYRVAGKRTFAYGIVQQLGRVPDTVLIPCGGGAGMVAAYDGFSEMLEAGIIERMPRLVGVQLEACCPTATAFREGKDVVVPVEKKPSLSDAIMNNNPYWGKYCLEAVRTTGGTMITVSDDDFIRAIRALGREEGIFTEPAGVVSVAALDKLTKMPGFEDPGVTVCNLTGHGLNSPQVATSDSEYPEAVEASFEAVEAYLGK, encoded by the coding sequence ATGAACGCTGAATGTACGGGCCTTGTTTGCCGCGATTGTGGAACGCGCATCGCCGAATCCGAATTTTCCCTTTCCTGCCCCAAATGCGGGGCTCCCATGCGTGTCGACTTTGCGCCCGGCTCCATCCGCGAGGCGCTGAAGGGCGGACTCCCCGCCTATGACGACCGTTCCTATCTCTACCAGTGGCGTTCCATCCTGCCCATTTCCGACGAGTCGCTCATCGCCGAAGTGACGCTCGGGGAAAAGGAAGCCTCGCTTCTGCGCTCCCATCGCTACGGGCCTTCCCGCGGCATCAGGGACCTGTATTTCAAGATAGAGCAGGGGCCCACCCTGTCCCTCAAGGACCGGGGCACCGCGCTCTGCGTGCTGAAGGCGCTGGAATCGGGCTGCAGCACCATCTGCCTTGCCTCTTCCGGCAACAATGCGGCCAGCGTGTCGGCCTACGGTTCCCGCGCCGGGCTGCGCCCTGTGGTCTTCGTGCAGAAGCAGGTTTCCCCCGCCAAGATCTTCAAGAGCCTCGTGTACGGCGGCAGAGTGGTGCGCATCGACGGCGACATGGCCGCCGCAAGCCGCGTCTGCGCGCAGATGGTGCGCGAGAAGGGCTGGTATCAGTGCGGCGGGCCCAACCCCTACCGCGTGGCGGGCAAGCGTACCTTCGCCTACGGCATCGTGCAGCAGCTCGGCCGTGTGCCGGATACCGTGCTCATTCCCTGCGGCGGCGGTGCGGGCATGGTGGCCGCCTACGACGGCTTCTCCGAAATGCTGGAAGCGGGCATCATCGAACGTATGCCCCGTCTGGTGGGCGTGCAGCTTGAAGCCTGCTGCCCCACGGCCACGGCATTCCGCGAAGGAAAGGACGTTGTCGTTCCCGTGGAGAAGAAGCCTTCTCTCTCCGACGCCATCATGAACAACAATCCCTACTGGGGCAAATACTGCCTCGAGGCCGTGCGCACCACCGGCGGCACCATGATTACGGTGTCCGACGACGACTTCATCCGCGCCATCCGCGCCCTCGGCCGTGAGGAAGGCATCTTCACGGAACCTGCGGGCGTGGTCTCCGTGGCGGCTCTGGACAAGCTGACGAAGATGCCCGGTTTCGAAGACCCCGGCGTCACGGTCTGCAATCTTACCGGTCACGGTCTGAACTCCCCGCAGGTGGCCACGAGCGATTCGGAATATCCCGAAGCCGTGGAAGCCTCCTTTGAAGCGGTGGAAGCCTATCTCGGAAAATAA
- a CDS encoding GntR family transcriptional regulator gives MRIVGGHVQQFNKTTYSEKVAHLIMQRIRSGRLRPGDSIGEAAMADECGISRAPVREALHHLEAEGLLMSHPKRGKCVTILTPESIRANYELSAILESEAAVTAAENMPPKVQERLTFLMEQMREAVASGGSYEEHAELGTQFHETILSLSDNALLRSLASRFSRVISKYLLYQEWRTIYTPEELFDRHNRIYEALCARDPERIRKAIRAHYAESVERLACFCDQKTPSRRRKGDAHFPTE, from the coding sequence ATGCGAATCGTCGGAGGTCATGTGCAGCAGTTCAATAAAACCACCTACAGTGAAAAAGTCGCGCATCTCATCATGCAGCGCATCCGCAGCGGCAGACTCAGGCCCGGCGACTCCATAGGCGAAGCGGCCATGGCGGACGAATGCGGCATAAGCCGCGCCCCGGTGCGCGAGGCCCTGCATCACCTCGAAGCGGAAGGGCTGCTCATGTCGCACCCCAAAAGGGGCAAGTGCGTGACCATACTCACCCCGGAAAGCATTCGTGCAAACTACGAACTGAGCGCCATACTGGAAAGCGAGGCCGCCGTGACCGCGGCAGAGAACATGCCCCCCAAGGTACAGGAAAGGCTCACCTTTCTGATGGAGCAGATGCGCGAGGCCGTCGCTTCGGGAGGCAGTTACGAAGAACATGCGGAACTCGGAACGCAGTTTCATGAAACCATACTCAGCCTTTCCGACAACGCCCTGCTCCGCTCCCTTGCCTCGCGTTTCAGCCGGGTGATCTCGAAATACCTGCTCTATCAGGAATGGCGCACCATCTACACCCCGGAAGAACTCTTCGACAGACACAACCGCATTTACGAAGCGCTCTGCGCCCGCGACCCGGAACGCATCCGCAAGGCCATCCGCGCCCATTACGCCGAATCGGTGGAAAGGCTTGCCTGCTTCTGCGATCAGAAAACTCCCTCGCGCCGCAGAAAGGGCGACGCGCACTTCCCCACCGAATAG
- a CDS encoding aspartate dehydrogenase domain-containing protein, whose protein sequence is MKKTLGIIGCGAMGRLIGLHVQDRLAHLYDLAGVSSRTEAHAETLGRELSVPAMPLDTLISRCDVLVESASAAAMPSIVRACLAAQKEVICLSVGGFSLDAALLDEVTRQSCLVHVPSGAVAGLDGIRSMREMGLESLALTTVKRPESLGLADISALPPAGEGFSPEARLVFEGNAAEAIRRFPANVNIAVALSLAGNGFESTTVRLIADPSARGTRHSITARAGSCSLEVAAAPAPLRENPRSSALAMYSVPALLRQLASPLRLAG, encoded by the coding sequence ATGAAAAAAACGCTCGGCATCATCGGCTGCGGAGCCATGGGCCGCCTCATCGGCCTGCATGTGCAAGACAGACTTGCACACCTTTACGACCTGGCAGGCGTCTCTTCTCGCACGGAAGCACACGCCGAAACGCTCGGCCGGGAACTTTCCGTCCCCGCCATGCCTCTGGATACGCTCATTTCCCGCTGCGACGTTCTGGTGGAATCCGCAAGCGCCGCGGCCATGCCCTCCATCGTCCGCGCCTGCCTTGCGGCGCAGAAGGAAGTGATATGCCTGAGCGTGGGCGGCTTTTCCCTGGATGCCGCTCTTCTCGACGAGGTTACGCGGCAAAGCTGCCTCGTGCATGTGCCCTCGGGCGCGGTGGCCGGGCTCGACGGCATACGCTCCATGCGTGAAATGGGCCTGGAAAGCCTTGCCCTGACCACGGTGAAAAGACCGGAGAGCCTGGGACTTGCCGACATTTCCGCGCTGCCCCCCGCGGGAGAAGGCTTTTCGCCCGAAGCAAGGCTGGTGTTTGAAGGCAACGCCGCCGAGGCCATCCGCCGCTTCCCCGCCAACGTCAACATCGCCGTGGCCCTGTCCCTGGCAGGAAACGGCTTTGAGAGCACCACCGTGCGCCTCATCGCCGACCCCTCCGCCCGGGGCACGCGGCACAGCATCACGGCCCGCGCCGGAAGCTGCTCTCTGGAAGTTGCGGCCGCGCCCGCGCCTCTCAGGGAAAATCCCAGAAGTTCCGCTCTCGCCATGTATTCCGTTCCCGCTCTGCTGCGGCAGCTCGCCTCGCCGCTGCGCCTTGCGGGCTGA
- a CDS encoding RidA family protein, whose translation MKNIVFTADAPAAIGPYSQAVKAGNTVYLSGQIGMNPATGELVSADVKEQTAQALKNMKAVLAAAGATVDNVVKTTVFLTDMADFQAVNAVYAETFASDAPARSCVAVAALPKGARVEVEAIAVL comes from the coding sequence ATGAAAAACATCGTCTTTACCGCCGATGCCCCCGCGGCCATCGGCCCCTACTCCCAGGCTGTGAAGGCCGGCAACACCGTGTATCTTTCCGGCCAGATCGGCATGAACCCCGCCACCGGCGAACTCGTTTCCGCCGATGTGAAGGAACAGACCGCCCAGGCTCTCAAGAACATGAAGGCCGTGCTTGCCGCCGCCGGCGCCACCGTCGACAACGTGGTGAAGACCACGGTGTTCCTCACCGACATGGCCGACTTCCAGGCCGTGAACGCCGTGTACGCCGAGACCTTCGCTTCCGACGCTCCCGCCCGCTCCTGCGTGGCCGTGGCCGCCCTGCCCAAGGGCGCCCGCGTGGAAGTGGAAGCCATCGCCGTCCTGTAG